One Aphelocoma coerulescens isolate FSJ_1873_10779 chromosome 5, UR_Acoe_1.0, whole genome shotgun sequence DNA segment encodes these proteins:
- the LOC138110935 gene encoding prostaglandin E2 receptor EP2 subtype-like isoform X2, which yields MNGTGRACGSGGAALPAGARPLISALMFSAGLLGNLLALGLLLRGRRGPRQRPLALFHVLVLALVVTDLLGTCSVSPLVLASYHHNRTLTTLARGGHICLYFGFAMSFFGLATMLILFTMALERCLALGRPYFYERFLSPRTGLVALPAIYTFSAAFCSLPLVGFGRYVQYCPGTWCFIQMHLDSHQSNGEVAGLNVTFSLLYATLLLFLILAVLLCNLSVIVNLARMHRRGQRTRRVTTLEQPRAATGCGRRMFSMAEEIDHLLLLSIMTITFVICSLPFTRLRGQAVWLRQG from the exons atgAACGGGACGGGCCGGGCGTGCGGgtccggcggggcagcgctgccggCCGGAGCTCGGCCGCTGATCAGCGCCCTCATGTTCTCGGCCGGGCTCCTGGGCAAcctcctggcgctggggctgctcctgcgcGGCCGCCGCGGGCCCCGGCAGCGCCCGCTCGCGCTGTTCCACGTCCTGGTGCTGGCCCTGGTGGTCACCGACCTGCTGGGCACCTGCTCCGTCAGCCCCTTGGTGCTGGCCTCCTACCACCACAACCGCACCCTCACCACCCTGGCCCGCGGAGGGCACATCTGCCTCTACTTCGGCTTCGCCATGAGCTTCTTCGGCCTCGCCACCATGCTCATCCTCTTCACCATGGCGCTGGAGCgctgcctggccctggggcgGCCGTACTTCTACGAGCGCTTCCTGAGCCCCCGCACGGGTCTGGTGGCCCTGCCGGCCATCTACACCTTCTCGGCCGCCTTCTGCTCGCTGCCGCTGGTGGGCTTCGGCCGCTACGTCCAGTACTGCCCGGGCACCTGGTGCTTCATCCAGATGCACCTGGATTCCCACCAGAGCAATGGGGAGGTGGCGGGGCTGAACGTCACCTTCTCGCTGCTCTACGCcaccctgctcctcttcctcatcctcgCCGTGCTGCTCTGCAACCTGAGCGTCATCGTGAACCTGGCCCGCATGCACCGCCGCGGGCAGAGGACCCGCCGGGTGACCACCCTGGAGCAGCCCCGCGCGGCCACCGGCTGCGGCCGGCGCATGTTCTCCATGGCCGAGGAGATCGAccacctcctgctgctctccatcaTGACCATCACCTTCGTCATCTGCTCCCTGCCCTTCACG AGGCTCCGAGGCCAGGCAGTGTGGCTTAGGCAGGGATGA
- the LOC138110935 gene encoding prostaglandin E2 receptor EP2 subtype-like isoform X1: MNGTGRACGSGGAALPAGARPLISALMFSAGLLGNLLALGLLLRGRRGPRQRPLALFHVLVLALVVTDLLGTCSVSPLVLASYHHNRTLTTLARGGHICLYFGFAMSFFGLATMLILFTMALERCLALGRPYFYERFLSPRTGLVALPAIYTFSAAFCSLPLVGFGRYVQYCPGTWCFIQMHLDSHQSNGEVAGLNVTFSLLYATLLLFLILAVLLCNLSVIVNLARMHRRGQRTRRVTTLEQPRAATGCGRRMFSMAEEIDHLLLLSIMTITFVICSLPFTIRAYVNKFSGDEADHEWDLLALRFLSINSIVDPWVFAILRPPLLRLLRSVLCCQVTATAPHGRTAAPAVAKLAARLDLCGQLQENPAS; encoded by the exons atgAACGGGACGGGCCGGGCGTGCGGgtccggcggggcagcgctgccggCCGGAGCTCGGCCGCTGATCAGCGCCCTCATGTTCTCGGCCGGGCTCCTGGGCAAcctcctggcgctggggctgctcctgcgcGGCCGCCGCGGGCCCCGGCAGCGCCCGCTCGCGCTGTTCCACGTCCTGGTGCTGGCCCTGGTGGTCACCGACCTGCTGGGCACCTGCTCCGTCAGCCCCTTGGTGCTGGCCTCCTACCACCACAACCGCACCCTCACCACCCTGGCCCGCGGAGGGCACATCTGCCTCTACTTCGGCTTCGCCATGAGCTTCTTCGGCCTCGCCACCATGCTCATCCTCTTCACCATGGCGCTGGAGCgctgcctggccctggggcgGCCGTACTTCTACGAGCGCTTCCTGAGCCCCCGCACGGGTCTGGTGGCCCTGCCGGCCATCTACACCTTCTCGGCCGCCTTCTGCTCGCTGCCGCTGGTGGGCTTCGGCCGCTACGTCCAGTACTGCCCGGGCACCTGGTGCTTCATCCAGATGCACCTGGATTCCCACCAGAGCAATGGGGAGGTGGCGGGGCTGAACGTCACCTTCTCGCTGCTCTACGCcaccctgctcctcttcctcatcctcgCCGTGCTGCTCTGCAACCTGAGCGTCATCGTGAACCTGGCCCGCATGCACCGCCGCGGGCAGAGGACCCGCCGGGTGACCACCCTGGAGCAGCCCCGCGCGGCCACCGGCTGCGGCCGGCGCATGTTCTCCATGGCCGAGGAGATCGAccacctcctgctgctctccatcaTGACCATCACCTTCGTCATCTGCTCCCTGCCCTTCACG ATCCGTGCCTACGTGAACAAGTTCAGCGGGGACGAGGCCGACCACGAGTGGGACCTGCTGGCCCTGCGCTTCCTGTCCATCAATTCCATCGTGGATCCCTGGGTCTTCGCCATCCTGCGGCCGCCGTTGCTGCGCCTGCTGCGCTCGGTGCTCTGCTGCCAAGTGACCGCCACGGCCCCGCACGGCCGGACCGCGGCCCCCGCCGTGGCAAAGCTGGCGGCACGGCTGGACCTCTGCGGGCAGCTCCAGGAGAATCCTGCCTCCTGA
- the LOC138110936 gene encoding prostaglandin D2 receptor-like, with amino-acid sequence MIPMETEGYRCRSSRYIESGQSAVPSSVLFAAGLLGNVLALLLLGQHRRRSRSPGGRPPRVSAFYVLVSGLAVTDLLGKCLLSPIVLAAYAYNRSLSELGPGGRGEDEPGVLCQLFAFLMAFFGLAPTLLLLAMALECWLSLGHPYFYRRHLTRRLGAALGPAAAGLCALFCALPLLGFGAPMQYCPGTWCFIRMAGGGPRQLVFPVLYASLMGLLVLAIVACNVSSMRHLYGMARRQPRRGTPPAAAPRMEELDHLVLLGLMTVLFTVCSLPLIIRAYMGAFAADFNENADLSALRFLSVNSIVDPWVFIIFRTSVFRTFVRRVCRRLGSRRASLKGSSPGADGQFCPPGWCRTDAPQLGIP; translated from the exons ATGATCCCGATGGAGACGGAGGGTTACCGCTGCCGCAGCAGCCGCTACATCGAGAGCGGCCAGTCGGCCgtgcccagctcggtgctgttCGCCGCCGGGCTTTTGGGGAACGtcctggcgctgctgctgctgggccagcaCCGGCGGCGGTCCCGGTCGCCCGGGGGCCGCCCGCCGCGGGTGTCGGCGTTCTACGTGCTGGTCAGCGGGCTGGCGGTCACCGACCTGCTGGGCAAGTGCCTGCTCAGCCCCATCGTGCTGGCCGCGTACGCCTACAACCGCAGCCTCAGCGAGCTGGGGCCGGGTGGCCGCGGCGAGGACGAGCCGggggtgctgtgccagctcttcGCCTTCCTCATGGCCTTCTTCGGGCTGGCccccaccctgctgctgctggccatggCGCTGGAGTGTTGGCTTTCCCTGGGGCATCCCTACTTCTACCGGCGGCACCTGACCCGCCGCCTGGGTGCCGCGCTGGGGCCGGCGGCCGCCGGGCTGTGCGCCCTGTTCTGCGCCCTGCCCCTGCTGGGCTTTGGGGCGCCCATGCAGTACTGCCCGGGCACGTGGTGCTTCATCCGGATGGCCGGCGGTGGCCCACGCCAGCTGGTCTTCCCCGTGCTCTACGCCAGCCTGATGGGCTTGTTGGTGTTGGCCATCGTGGCGTGCAACGTGAGCAGCATGCGGCACCTGTACGGCATGGCCCGGAGGCAGCCCCGCCGCGGgaccccccccgccgccgccccgcgcatGGAGGAGCTCGACCACCTCGTCCTGCTGGGGCTCATGACCGTCCTCTTCACCGTCTGCTCCCTGCCGCTCATC ATCCGGGCGTACATGGGGGCTTTTGCCGCTGACTTCAACGAGAACGCCGACCTGAGCGCGCTGCGCTTCCTCTCCGTCAACTCCATCGTGGACCCCTGGGTCTTCATCATCTTCCGCACCTCCGTCTTCCGCACCTTCGTCCGCAGGGTCTGCCGGAGGCTCGGCTCCCGCAGGGCCTCTCTGAAAGGCTCCAGCCCCGGGGCTGATGGCCAGTTCTGTCCCCCGGGCTGGTGCAGGACAGACGCCCCGCAGCTCGGCATCCCCTGA